The Octopus bimaculoides isolate UCB-OBI-ISO-001 chromosome 1, ASM119413v2, whole genome shotgun sequence genome contains the following window.
tttggttaatgaaagtttataggttgattgttattatttattgacaATATCTTACAAATATTCATAATTCAAAATGGCCACCCTCACTTTCACCATAGCCCTTgatcttttctgttattttgttacCTCACAATTCTTTATATCAACCATCAATGCTAcaatttgttcatattttgtcTGAGCCACCATATTTAATTAaaggtaaacaataaaaaaaagagggTTAGGAAGTTTTGTACAATATTTACAGCTATTTTTGTGAATAAGAatgtttcaatttatgtttgaatAATGGGTAAATGTATATGCTGTACCTGGTGCTTAAACAGCACCTATACATTgtcatcgtggaggcgcaatggcccagtggttagagcagcggactcgcggtcataggacagcggtttcgattcccagaccgggcgttgtgagtgtttattgagcaaaaacacctaaagctccacgaggctccggcaggggatggtggcaaaccctgctgtactctttcaccacaactttctctcactctttcttcctgtttctgtttctgttgtgcctgtaattcaaagggtcagccttgtcacactgtgtcacgctgaatatcgccgagaactacgttaatagtacacgtgtctgtggagtgctcagccacttgcacgttaatttcatgagcaggctgatctgttgatcggatcaactggaactcttgacgtcgtaagcgacggagtgccaacaacaacaacaacattgtcatcACATATACTGAGGTAACACAATCAAAACATTGTCGTCTCTGTTCATGAATAACTCAAGACTAAAACTTTCACAAACCATACATATACAAGCCTTCATGACCTAAGTTATAACATATTTCCAAAACTGCATTGCAAAGACGATATTCCAACTTTAAACCCAGTGAACACTTCAGTACTGTTTACTCTCAGATCCTCTACAATGCTTAAGTATACACCCACACCATAAAGTAGAGCTCATGTATCTAGGATAAAGCagctacaatacatacataaacaagacTGTATCCAAAGAAAAGCCTGGTTGATTGACAAACCTTCACTCACTAACATTTTACAACTACTCCTTAGGACCATGGTGGCTCATGTATAGGAATTGCAGAACTGCAGCACCCCTTATTTCCACTCAATATCatcaataacattcaatataatgaatcatttttctttaattctttctttatacttgtacattatataatccttaagcttaatgtcagtagccatcacctagtttatgaaaaaagtacaaaaatccttgtatagaactgtgcacttCACAGTCCCAGCAatgcggtgtttggctgttgtgcgcatgctcacatgtccgagataggaagcttcacactagggagagagagcactgcatGAACGACAGTGCTGgctgaaaggtagtgtttctttttgactccacgTGTGTTGtgcataaaaatgtgtttatattcttgaatgtgataaagtgtagaattagattattatcctgcttccagcttcagtgttgttgccaggatttgaaaaatagggcacatttCCACCGCccctttattttgtgatttagaaggtatttttgaaaaacaaggggaaaTTCGCatcggtgttcagtgaacaaattaaacacactactcggcagtggctaaaatgtgaaccaatcaagtttatgtataaattttctttttatatgtttgatgatgatgatgtttccttttacacaacaTTAAAGcaatggctaaaaattttctgtgctgcaccccaactaattttatctacaagcTACCAATGTTTAGGACACATAAACTAGCTCCTCTCTATTACCTGCATTGTTACTACAATAGTCCTCAATCCTATCCAAATCATCTGTAAATCAGAGCAAAAACTGGGGCACTACTCTCTTCCTATTggaataaaatgtgaaatataatcCTACTCATATGGTtataccccatatatatatatgtatccttctatagaaaatctattgaGTTTATACTTTACAGGAGCAGGTTTAGTTAGGGGATGAAAACAATTATGGTTGTGAAAACATTTATTTCCCTATCATAGAAATTTAGGTACAATTTTCtaatatcaatgtatttatttaacagCAGTTGTTTACAATAAAAATGCAAGTTTTCAAGTGATGGTCTGGAGAAAATCTAGACATATACAAATTATCCATTCTATTTGCTTTCTCCTATCTTTTGAATTCACTAGCGCTTGATGATATTTTTTACCAGCATAAAATTCATATATgtcttgtttaaatatatttctcttcgcACGTTGAAGGCAACAAGGATCCAGATTAAAATTATCAAAGGAACAGCAAAATCTGTTACGATTGGAAATAAAGTGGAGCTTAAGTTCTCACTGAATTAAGATGGTATCAGTGTTTTAATGTATATTAAGCTCAACGTTATATAACTTGGAAACAATACTCCAGCATAGAAGATTATTTTTATCTGCCAAAATGAAAGTAGGGAGTCTAGTTTAAGTTAATGAAGAggtccaagggaaataactcttgaaaCCATTGCTAtgacaacatcaaaataaaaaaaataaaaaaatgaagaaaattatcgTGAAAAAAATGCCTGTATCTGGAAATTTTCTATCACAGGACTCTACACTACAAATAATCAATGCTGTAAGTAATGGAAATGTTGCAGTCACTCGAAAGTTATTACGATCAGGAATTGATCCTAATATCCGTAATGATAAAAATCAGTCATTAATCTGCATCGCCAGCCGTGCAGGAAATTTAGCAGTAATAGACGAACTTCTTCAAAGGGGTGCCAAAGTCAATTTCGCGTCTACCGATGGTTGTACGGCTTTACATGTCGCAACTGAAGCTAAGCATGAAGATATTGTTAAAAGACTTATCGACGCTGGAGCttcaacgacagcaacaacttTATCGGGTTTAAAGCCGATTGACTTAGCGAAATATGAAACTTCAATTTGGTATGCGCTGAGAAAGGCTGAGAATGATGAAAAAGCTAAATCCGAGGCAGGTTATGCTCAGACGTCGACCGCCAGAAATCGAAATCACACACTCCGTCGAAGctcgtagaaaaaaaaaaaggaaaatttcgaTAAAAAACACTTGGAAGGAAAAGAATGAATTTTCCAATCATTTTTGTCCAATATTTCGAGTAACATCGGACTAATGAGCCACAAAATATCTTGCAGTCCTTTAATTCTGAGTTGGAATCCCACTGAAGTCCACATCGTCTTTCATCATACTGGgggaattgatgaaataagtgttATATACTTCATATACTTTTTTTGAAAATCATTAATGATCGGCAAAAATCGATAATAATGGTACTAATCGTAAATTTGtttaactgttttattttatttcattctcaaaTTATTATTCCCCccccctccttctcttctctcttacacagttatacatacgtacacataaacatacaaacacaagcacttaCATGTGGGTACGTGCATGGAACATTCATAGATGCTGATAATAAGTgctttttaccttttactctcACTCGCTGCAACTTGTTTCATTTACAAACAACCTTCGAAAGATAAACGTTATTTCGAAAGtaacaaaaaaatttcttttacttttctttttttttctctcctttgacCGTTGATTTATTCTTCGTCAGCGATGATAGatgagtttatatatgtagatactttacgatatttttcaatttgtttggagttaatgtttttttttgttttttttttctgattcattaAATTTACCGATAACTGTTATTAACGTTGAActggtttgtgtgtgcgtgtgtgtgtttcaccaATCAACTTGTAATGTTTCAGATTTGGTACTACTAAAGAAGAGTGGTCCCCAACGCGCAcccaaataaaaataacacactacctgtttttgttaatttcatacATTTTCAAATTCAACTTTCAAGAACGCTATCCAAATCGCACGTGGTTGTCAAGGTCTAGAATGTATTCATTTGCATACGCGCACTCGCGACTGCGCGTTGGGGACCATTCTTTTTTAGTAGTacctcagatttttttttatttgtgaaagGTACGACGAAGGAAGGAGTGAGAATTaagaaattcttgtaaaagaaaagaaaaaaaaaaagtgaattacaaatgtttcagaatgtggaatacaataaaatgatgacaaacagcgaaaaaaaaaaaataataataatgataattacaNNNNNNNNNNNNNNNNNNNNNNNNNNNNNNNNNNNNNNNNNNNNNNNNNNNNNNNNNNNNNNNNNNNNNNNNNNNNNNNNNNNNNNNNNNNNNNNNNNNNNNNNNNNNNNNNNNNNNNNNNNNNNNNNNNNNNNNNNNNNNNNNNNNNNNNNNNNNNNNNNNNNNNNNNNNNNNNNNNNNNNNNNNNNNNNNNNNNNNNNNNNNNNNNNNNNNNNNNNNNNNNNNNNNNNNNNNNNNNNNNNNNNNNNNNNNNNNNNNNNNNNNNNNNNNNNNNNNNNNNNNNNNNNNNNNNNNNNNNNNNNNNNNNNNNNNNNNNNNNNNNNNNNNNNNNNNNNNNNNNNNNNNNNNNNNNNNNNNNNNNNNNNNNNNNNNNNNNNNNNNNNNNNNNNNNNNNNNNNNNNNNNNNNNNNNNNNNNNNNNNNNNNNNNNNNNNNNNNNNNNNNNNNNNNNNNNNNNNNNNNNNNNNNNNNNNNNNNNNNNNNNNNNNNNNNNNNNNNNNNNNNNNNNNNNNNNNNNNNNNNNNNNNNNNNNNNNNNNNNNNNNNNNNNNNNNNNNNNNNNNNNNNNNNNNNNNNNNNNNNNgtaagtagcttgcttaccaaccacatggttctggattcagtcccactgcgtggcaccttgggcaagtgtcttctactatagcctcggaccgaccaaagctttgtgagtggatttggtagacggaaactgaaagaagcctgtcgtatatatatatgtgtgtgtatatgtttgtgtgtctgtgtttgtccccccaacttcgcttgacaactgatgttggtgtgtttacgtccccgtaacttagcggttcggcaaaagagaccgatagaataagtactaggcttataaagaataagtcccggggtcgattagctcgactaaaaggcggtgctccagcatggccgcagtcaaatgactgaaacaagtaaaaagagtaaagagttgcGATTGAGCAGACGATAAATAATTGCAGTAaagcgcatgcgttaagtgagggaattttaaaaaataaaatataaacaaactccACTGTTCACTGTCCAACTACCAACAAGGTTCAGTCCGAGTTATTTACTGATAGAGAATTTTTCATTTCAACccatctatctattaatatatctctctatttgttaaggagggtagaaattgatattaatcaattaaaaccagtggtctagcatatta
Protein-coding sequences here:
- the LOC106881033 gene encoding 26S proteasome non-ATPase regulatory subunit 10, yielding MPVSGNFLSQDSTLQIINAVSNGNVAVTRKLLRSGIDPNIRNDKNQSLICIASRAGNLAVIDELLQRGAKVNFASTDGCTALHVATEAKHEDIVKRLIDAGASTTATTLSGLKPIDLAKYETSIWYALRKAENDEKAKSEAGYAQTSTARNRNHTLRRSS